A stretch of Monomorium pharaonis isolate MP-MQ-018 chromosome 7, ASM1337386v2, whole genome shotgun sequence DNA encodes these proteins:
- the LOC105834314 gene encoding CD82 antigen, translated as MGTFCYNFSKYTLAAMSLVFLVISVTVITLVACMLSDKTYLVSIAEEGNNYEAGLYILLCTGILMLIVSILGWCSAFKHSRYCLATFCSIMLVIVVAQVAFAGWLYAHKDRLDELVRSSVINTVKDEYGEIQCRTQIMDTIQNTLECCGANGPADWAGSKYSNQESSQSQLTFSVSDANTFKIPKSCCKDPNSAACNEGRQMKIAGVVSFAIYSEGCMEKLVTTLKSQTYHFIGGAILVLALEILSLILALICCCKGGPSDRYKA; from the exons ATGGGGACGTTCTGCTACAACTTCTCCAAGTACACACTGGCGGCCATGAGCCTCGTGTTTTTG GTAATCTCGGTAACGGTGATCACCCTGGTAGCATGTATGCTGTCGGACAAAACGTACTTAGTATCGATCGCCGAGGAGGGAAATAATTACGAGGCAGGCCTGTACATTCTGCTTTGCACCGGTATCCTCATGTTGATCGTTTCCATCCTAGGCTGGTGCAGCGCCTTCAAGCATTCTCGATATTGCCTGGCCACCTTCTGCAGCATTATGCTCGTCATAGTTGTCGCGCAAGTCGCCTTCGCAGGCTGGCTTTACGCTCATAAAGACCGTCTGGACGAATTGGTGCGATCTTCCGTGATAAACACCGTTAAG gaCGAGTACGGCGAGATCCAATGTCGCACGCAAATCATGGATACGATTCAAAACACTCTCGAATGCTGCGGAGCCAACGGACCTGCGGACTGGGCCGGCAGCAAGTACTCGAATCAGGAATCCTCTCAATCGCAGCTTACTTTTAGCGTTTCAGACGCAAACACGTTCAAGATACCAAAATCCTGCTGCAAAGATCCGAATAGTGCTGCTTGTAATGAAGGTCGCCAAATGAAAATTGCTGGAGTCGTGAGCTTTGCGATCTACAGCGAG GGATGTATGGAGAAGTTGGTGACCACGTTAAAAAGTCAAACTTATCACTTTATAGGTGGAGCGATATTGGTTTTAGCTCTAGAAATTCTTAGTTTGATACTCGCTTTAATTTGCTGTTGCAAAGGTGGACCATCAGATAGATACAAAGCTTAA